From the genome of Deltaproteobacteria bacterium, one region includes:
- the glgP gene encoding alpha-glucan family phosphorylase, whose amino-acid sequence MTPIRTIDVKPKVPGPLAALRTLSENLWFMWNHDAENLFRRINQDLWEELRKNPVEFLGRIPQDDMAALATDEGFLAHLARVKEEFDRYMSQKPGPGIFGSVGEPFTVAYFTAECGVADCLPIYSGGLGILSGDHLKSASDLNLPVIGVSLAYQKGYFRQYLTPDGWQMETYPINHFNTLPTTPVRNGEGRPLEVRVDLKGEEVAVRAWQVRIGRSRLLLLDTNLKENSREARHITSQLYGGDREMRIRQEIILGIGGVRLLKTMGVNPAVYHMNEGHSAFAAFERIRSLRAEEGLTFNEALEFVRCTSVFTTHTPVPAGIDTFHPDLMRTYFEGFAKEMGISLDVLLGFGRQDPRNREEEFCMAVLAFRTCTWNNAVSRLHEKVSRRMWQGVWPKTPEIDLPIVHVTNGVHIPSWISGGMAENYDRYLGPRWIEDPDNVKVWERVEKIPDTELWRAHERGRERLVAFTRKRLKGQLARRGVSNRDLAVAEEVLNSEALTIGFARRFAPYKRAHLVIRDIERLKTILTNKKYPVQIIFAGKAHPQDREGKELIKQLVGICDQEDLRRHMVFLEDYDIEVARHMVQGVDVWLNTPRRPLEACGTSGMKAVANGALHLSVLDGWWEEGYDKDIGWAIGRGEEYDDPEFQDDLESRALYDILEKDVVPLFYDRGADGLPRRWLAMMRASLHRLCPMFNTHRMVAEYWDRFYLPAAELGWRLRVGGWKTLKGMARWRERVMYNWSEISIRDIRLEEVVDIEVGDSFHVEADVFLGELEPKDVIVEAYCGRLSPSDQYTDRFTWVMEPIGAAEDRVYHYQCDIRFEEVGHYGINIRITPNHPNSVIRHAMGLVIWDQR is encoded by the coding sequence ATCACTCCCATCAGAACCATCGATGTCAAACCAAAGGTCCCGGGGCCCCTGGCGGCCCTCAGGACCCTTTCGGAAAATCTCTGGTTCATGTGGAATCACGATGCTGAAAACCTGTTCCGGAGGATCAACCAGGACCTCTGGGAAGAGCTGCGTAAGAATCCTGTGGAATTTCTCGGACGTATCCCCCAGGACGACATGGCGGCCCTTGCCACGGACGAGGGTTTTCTTGCTCACCTGGCCAGGGTCAAGGAAGAATTCGACCGCTACATGTCCCAGAAACCCGGTCCCGGGATCTTTGGGTCAGTGGGAGAGCCCTTTACGGTCGCCTACTTCACGGCCGAGTGCGGAGTGGCGGATTGCCTGCCCATCTACTCGGGAGGGTTGGGTATCCTCTCCGGCGACCATCTCAAGTCTGCGAGTGATTTGAATTTGCCGGTCATCGGCGTCTCCCTGGCTTACCAAAAGGGGTATTTCAGACAGTACCTCACTCCGGACGGCTGGCAGATGGAGACCTATCCCATCAATCATTTCAACACCCTACCCACGACCCCGGTGCGGAACGGGGAGGGACGCCCCTTGGAGGTTCGGGTCGACTTGAAGGGGGAAGAAGTGGCGGTTCGGGCCTGGCAGGTCCGCATCGGGCGGAGCCGCCTCCTTCTCTTGGACACCAACCTGAAGGAAAATTCCAGGGAAGCAAGGCACATTACTTCTCAGCTCTATGGGGGGGACCGGGAGATGCGTATTCGCCAGGAGATTATCCTGGGGATCGGCGGGGTCAGGCTCCTGAAGACCATGGGCGTCAACCCGGCGGTTTACCACATGAACGAGGGCCACTCGGCCTTTGCCGCCTTCGAGCGTATCCGGTCCCTCAGGGCGGAAGAGGGCTTGACCTTCAACGAGGCCCTCGAATTCGTCCGATGCACGAGTGTGTTTACGACACACACCCCGGTGCCGGCGGGAATCGATACCTTTCACCCGGACCTGATGAGAACCTATTTCGAAGGCTTTGCCAAGGAAATGGGCATCAGCCTTGATGTCCTCCTGGGGTTCGGCCGCCAGGATCCCCGCAACAGGGAAGAGGAGTTTTGCATGGCGGTGCTGGCTTTTAGAACTTGCACCTGGAACAATGCGGTAAGCCGTCTTCACGAAAAAGTGAGTCGCCGAATGTGGCAGGGTGTGTGGCCCAAGACGCCCGAGATCGATCTCCCGATCGTCCACGTGACAAACGGGGTCCACATTCCTTCCTGGATTTCGGGCGGTATGGCGGAGAACTATGACCGTTACCTGGGCCCGAGGTGGATCGAGGACCCGGACAACGTGAAGGTGTGGGAACGGGTGGAAAAGATCCCCGATACGGAACTGTGGCGGGCCCATGAGAGGGGGCGGGAGCGGCTTGTGGCTTTCACCCGCAAGAGACTGAAAGGTCAACTGGCTAGGCGGGGTGTCTCCAATCGGGATCTCGCGGTTGCGGAAGAGGTCCTCAATTCCGAAGCCCTGACCATCGGTTTCGCCCGAAGATTCGCTCCTTACAAGAGAGCTCACCTGGTGATCCGGGATATTGAAAGACTGAAAACCATCCTTACCAATAAAAAATACCCGGTTCAGATCATCTTTGCCGGGAAGGCCCATCCCCAGGACAGGGAAGGGAAGGAACTCATCAAACAACTGGTCGGAATTTGTGACCAAGAGGACCTCCGGCGGCACATGGTCTTCTTGGAGGACTATGATATCGAGGTGGCACGGCACATGGTTCAGGGCGTGGACGTATGGCTCAACACCCCGCGAAGGCCCCTCGAGGCCTGCGGGACCAGCGGTATGAAGGCCGTAGCAAACGGGGCCCTCCACCTGAGCGTGCTGGACGGCTGGTGGGAAGAAGGCTATGACAAGGATATCGGTTGGGCCATCGGCAGGGGCGAAGAGTACGACGATCCGGAATTCCAGGATGATCTCGAGAGCCGGGCCCTTTACGATATCCTGGAAAAGGACGTTGTGCCCCTTTTCTACGACAGGGGAGCCGACGGCCTGCCCAGACGATGGCTCGCCATGATGCGGGCCTCACTGCATAGGCTCTGTCCTATGTTCAATACCCACAGGATGGTGGCCGAGTACTGGGACCGCTTTTACCTCCCCGCGGCCGAGTTGGGATGGAGGCTGAGGGTGGGGGGATGGAAAACCTTGAAGGGAATGGCCCGGTGGCGGGAGCGGGTCATGTACAACTGGTCGGAGATATCCATCCGCGACATCCGCCTGGAAGAGGTCGTTGATATCGAAGTAGGGGATTCCTTCCATGTCGAGGCCGATGTCTTCCTGGGGGAACTGGAGCCCAAAGACGTGATTGTGGAGGCTTATTGCGGCCGCCTGAGCCCTTCGGACCAGTACACAGACCGGTTCACCTGGGTCATGGAACCCATCGGGGCGGCGGAGGACAGGGTCTACCACTACCAGTGCGATATCCGGTTCGAAGAGGTGGGGCATTACGGGATAAACATCCGGATCACACCCAATCATCCCAATTCCGTGATCCGGCACGCCATGGGATTGGTGATTTGGGATCAGAGGTGA
- a CDS encoding DNA integrity scanning protein DisA nucleotide-binding domain protein → MAIIADLRFQDVLDILFLAVVTYHLYLWFRGTKAFKALVGLLVLGVVYTLARSWGLFLTTWVFQVFWQVLVILLIILFQSEIRQVLERVNPLKKIGFHRKRERESWIEALSGAAWALAERGIGALIIVERLDRVDEWITGGLELEGQPTPEFLTSVFHKDSPLHDGAALIRDGHVVRVAGFLPLTSAEGLPKAWGTRHRAALGLSERCDALVIAVSEERGEVSLARGNRMDPVENRENLRGALALAMGPTTPPEESPWETFRSFFTRNWKVKLGTLTLVCLLWILLAGQQDFEVSLGVPLEVRGVPKGMEIVDPLNPEVNIRVRGLRKDASTLDERNILAEVDVSSAAKGRRVFPITREHISLPNDRVYIVKIEPSQITFTFRETPGFKSRSP, encoded by the coding sequence TTGGCCATTATAGCAGACCTGCGGTTCCAGGATGTCCTGGACATCCTGTTTCTGGCCGTGGTGACCTATCACCTCTACCTCTGGTTTCGAGGCACCAAGGCCTTCAAGGCCCTGGTAGGGCTCCTGGTCCTTGGGGTGGTTTATACCTTGGCGCGAAGTTGGGGATTGTTCTTGACAACCTGGGTCTTCCAGGTCTTTTGGCAGGTCCTGGTCATCCTGTTGATCATCCTTTTTCAGTCCGAGATCCGTCAGGTCCTTGAAAGAGTGAATCCCCTGAAGAAAATCGGTTTTCACAGGAAACGGGAAAGGGAAAGCTGGATCGAAGCGTTGTCAGGGGCCGCCTGGGCTCTGGCCGAGCGTGGGATCGGAGCTTTGATTATAGTGGAGAGACTGGACCGGGTGGACGAGTGGATCACCGGGGGGTTGGAACTGGAAGGGCAACCGACGCCTGAATTCCTCACGAGTGTCTTTCATAAGGACTCTCCCCTTCATGACGGTGCCGCCTTGATTCGGGACGGCCATGTAGTGCGGGTCGCTGGATTCCTACCTCTAACTTCAGCTGAAGGCCTCCCAAAGGCATGGGGGACAAGGCACCGGGCGGCCCTGGGATTGTCAGAGCGGTGTGACGCCCTGGTGATCGCGGTTTCGGAGGAGCGGGGCGAGGTGTCTCTGGCCCGGGGAAACCGGATGGATCCGGTCGAGAACAGGGAGAACCTCAGAGGGGCCCTGGCCCTGGCGATGGGGCCCACGACCCCTCCGGAAGAGAGTCCATGGGAGACCTTCCGGTCTTTTTTCACCCGAAATTGGAAGGTCAAGCTCGGGACCCTCACCCTCGTATGTCTCCTGTGGATCCTTTTGGCCGGACAGCAGGATTTTGAGGTTAGCCTGGGGGTTCCCCTGGAGGTGAGAGGGGTGCCGAAGGGAATGGAGATAGTGGATCCCCTCAACCCGGAGGTGAATATCCGGGTCCGGGGGCTTCGAAAGGATGCCAGCACCCTGGACGAGCGGAACATCCTCGCAGAGGTGGACGTATCCTCGGCCGCGAAGGGAAGGCGGGTCTTTCCCATCACCCGGGAACACATTTCCCTCCCCAACGACCGGGTCTACATCGTGAAGATCGAACCTTCTCAGATCACCTTTACCTTCAGGGAGACACCCGGATTCAAGTCCCGCTCTCCCTGA
- the malQ gene encoding 4-alpha-glucanotransferase, whose amino-acid sequence MRERGSGILLHLTSLPSPFGIGDLGPWAYRFADFLAETRQRFWQILPLNPTDPVHFNSPYHTPSAFALNPLLISPEILSRDGWLPGDIASSILFPPEEIDYERVIPLKEDLLDRAFGRFKESGAREEYEAFCLEEAEWLEDYTLFSCLKVHFQGKPWNEWPAELRDREPGALERAKKEFAVGIEKEKFLQYLLFRQWRELKAYCNGKGIQFIGDFPIYMVHDSVDVWCRPELFELDEEKRPRAVSGVPPDYFSETGQLWGNPVYRWEVMKEEGYAWWIRRVAHNLKLFDWVRVDHFRGFVAYWEVPAGEDHAINGRWVEAPALDFFSRLKRVFPSLPFIAEDLGVITPNVTEIMEHFGFPGMKILLFAFGDPEGKNPYLPHNHVKNGIVYTGTHDNNTSRGWFEKDATEVERANLVRYLGREVTPDTVHRELTRLAMMSVARWAVIPLQDWLGLGEEARMNRPATSDHQNWKWRLLPEQLTPSLAEEILEMTQIYGRA is encoded by the coding sequence ATGAGAGAGCGAGGAAGCGGGATTCTTCTTCACCTGACCTCCCTTCCCTCACCTTTCGGCATCGGGGACTTGGGTCCCTGGGCTTACCGGTTCGCGGATTTCCTGGCGGAAACCAGGCAGCGGTTCTGGCAGATCCTGCCCTTGAATCCTACCGATCCGGTCCATTTCAATTCTCCTTATCACACGCCGTCGGCATTCGCGCTGAATCCCCTCTTGATCAGCCCGGAGATCCTTTCCCGGGACGGCTGGTTGCCTGGTGACATCGCTTCTTCTATCCTCTTTCCCCCAGAAGAGATTGATTATGAGAGGGTGATTCCACTAAAAGAGGATCTCCTGGATCGGGCCTTCGGCCGGTTCAAGGAGAGCGGCGCCCGGGAAGAATACGAGGCTTTTTGCCTGGAGGAGGCGGAATGGCTCGAGGACTACACCTTGTTCTCCTGCCTGAAGGTCCACTTTCAAGGGAAGCCGTGGAATGAGTGGCCTGCGGAGCTGCGCGACAGGGAGCCCGGGGCCCTGGAGAGAGCGAAGAAGGAATTTGCGGTCGGCATCGAGAAAGAAAAATTCCTGCAGTATCTTCTCTTCAGGCAGTGGAGGGAGCTGAAGGCCTATTGCAACGGGAAAGGAATCCAGTTCATCGGGGATTTCCCGATCTATATGGTTCACGACAGTGTGGATGTGTGGTGCCGCCCGGAGCTTTTCGAACTGGACGAGGAGAAAAGGCCGCGCGCCGTTTCAGGCGTTCCTCCGGACTACTTCAGCGAAACGGGGCAACTCTGGGGAAATCCCGTGTATCGCTGGGAGGTGATGAAAGAAGAGGGATATGCCTGGTGGATCCGGCGGGTGGCCCATAACCTGAAGTTGTTTGATTGGGTCAGGGTGGATCATTTCCGAGGGTTCGTGGCCTACTGGGAGGTGCCCGCAGGAGAAGACCATGCAATCAATGGACGATGGGTGGAGGCACCGGCCCTGGACTTTTTCTCCCGCTTGAAAAGAGTTTTTCCCTCTCTCCCCTTCATCGCCGAGGACCTTGGAGTCATTACCCCGAATGTCACGGAGATCATGGAGCATTTCGGCTTTCCTGGAATGAAGATACTCCTGTTCGCCTTTGGAGACCCTGAGGGAAAGAATCCCTATCTGCCCCACAACCACGTAAAAAACGGCATCGTATACACAGGAACCCATGACAACAACACCTCCAGGGGGTGGTTCGAGAAGGATGCCACCGAGGTGGAAAGAGCGAACCTTGTCCGTTACCTGGGAAGGGAGGTGACTCCGGATACGGTCCACCGGGAACTGACGCGTCTGGCCATGATGTCGGTCGCCAGGTGGGCCGTCATTCCCTTGCAGGATTGGCTCGGCCTCGGGGAGGAGGCTCGGATGAACCGTCCTGCCACCAGCGATCATCAGAATTGGAAGTGGCGGCTCTTGCCCGAGCAACTCACCCCTTCCCTGGCTGAGGAGATCCTGGAGATGACGCAGATCTACGGGAGGGCCTGA
- a CDS encoding 4Fe-4S dicluster domain-containing protein — protein sequence MADIDLSQADPKFRKELAEQPGGEKIAACFTCRTCMASCPVTAVNDVFNPLKVIRMALLGLKEQVLGSDFVWLCSSCYTCQERCPQGVSITEFMTLLKNIAIREGYEPPAGIKAQRDIVKSEGRIYPLDDFDNKKRAKIKLPELPTTCEVVKVLFPE from the coding sequence ATGGCTGACATCGATTTGAGCCAGGCCGATCCAAAATTCAGGAAGGAGTTGGCCGAGCAGCCGGGTGGTGAGAAGATCGCCGCGTGTTTTACCTGCAGGACCTGTATGGCGAGTTGCCCTGTGACCGCCGTGAATGATGTTTTCAACCCACTGAAGGTCATTCGGATGGCCCTCCTGGGACTCAAAGAGCAGGTCCTCGGGAGTGATTTCGTCTGGTTGTGTTCCAGTTGTTACACCTGCCAGGAGAGGTGCCCCCAGGGGGTGAGCATCACGGAATTCATGACCCTCTTGAAAAACATCGCCATCAGAGAAGGATACGAGCCTCCCGCAGGCATCAAGGCGCAGCGGGATATCGTTAAGTCCGAGGGCCGCATCTATCCCCTGGATGATTTCGACAACAAGAAGAGGGCGAAGATAAAGTTGCCTGAATTGCCCACCACATGCGAGGTGGTGAAAGTGCTCTTTCCGGAGTAG
- a CDS encoding aconitate hydratase, producing MGKNLTYKILESHLVEGTLKPGEEIAIRIDHTLLQDATGTLAMLEFESLGIPRTRAEVSVQYVDHNILQADSKNADDHRYLQTVCARHGIHFSPPGNGVSHQVHLERFGVPGKTLLGSDSHTPSAAGVSMLGIGAGGLDVAMAMAGRPYYFPCPRVLGVRLHGNLPDWISAKDVILELLRRYGVKGCVGKVIEYFGPGVEGLSVTDRETIGNMGTELGATSSVFPSDEKTRIYLAAQGRAESWIPLSADEDGDYDETIEIDLSSLEPLIACPSSPGNVVPVREVAGTKVHQVIIGSCVNSSYRDLMVAARILEGRHRHPETFLHINPGSLQVFENVLVGKGILPLVQAGARIHQSGCLGCIGMGQAPGTGQVSLRTFPRNFPGRSGTEGDRVYLCSPETAAASAVRGVITDPRELGKDMDYPRIRDPETYLIDQFSITFPSDPLPDIEVFRGPNIKPLPEMTPLPENLEAEVGIKVKDNISTDTIMPAGSKILPLRSNIDAISRYVFSQIDPEFAVRSLRSGDIVVVGGENYGQGSSREHAALAPRYLGVRVKLAKSFARIHKANLCNFGILPLTFRDPADYDLLEKGMSLSFPGVRGRILSGEVEIPVEVKGRRIITLLEVSDRQRKCLLAGGALNYVKELLDKERRGAGNADS from the coding sequence ATGGGAAAAAACCTTACTTACAAGATTCTCGAATCCCATCTCGTGGAGGGAACCCTGAAACCGGGCGAGGAAATCGCCATCCGAATCGATCACACCCTCCTCCAGGACGCCACCGGGACCCTGGCCATGCTGGAGTTCGAATCCCTCGGGATCCCCAGGACCAGAGCGGAGGTCTCGGTCCAGTATGTGGACCACAATATCCTCCAGGCCGACAGCAAGAACGCGGACGATCACCGCTATCTCCAGACGGTCTGCGCCCGGCACGGCATCCATTTCAGCCCCCCTGGAAACGGCGTCTCACACCAGGTGCACCTGGAACGCTTCGGGGTCCCCGGGAAGACCCTGCTGGGATCCGACAGCCACACCCCCAGCGCGGCGGGAGTATCCATGCTTGGAATCGGGGCGGGGGGGCTGGACGTGGCCATGGCCATGGCCGGGCGGCCTTACTACTTTCCTTGCCCAAGGGTCCTTGGGGTGAGGCTTCACGGGAACCTTCCGGACTGGATCAGCGCCAAAGACGTTATCCTGGAACTCCTGAGGCGTTACGGGGTCAAGGGGTGCGTCGGGAAGGTGATCGAATATTTCGGGCCCGGAGTGGAAGGACTCTCTGTGACGGACCGGGAGACCATCGGGAACATGGGAACGGAGCTCGGGGCGACAAGCTCGGTTTTCCCCTCGGATGAAAAGACCCGGATCTATCTGGCGGCCCAGGGAAGGGCGGAAAGCTGGATTCCCCTGAGCGCCGATGAAGATGGGGACTACGACGAGACCATCGAGATAGACCTTTCCTCCCTGGAACCCCTGATCGCCTGTCCTTCCTCCCCCGGGAACGTGGTCCCCGTCCGGGAGGTGGCCGGCACCAAGGTCCATCAGGTGATCATCGGGAGCTGTGTGAATTCCTCCTACCGGGATCTCATGGTGGCGGCCAGGATCCTGGAGGGGCGGCACCGCCACCCGGAAACCTTCCTCCACATCAATCCCGGCAGCCTGCAGGTCTTTGAAAACGTCCTGGTGGGCAAAGGAATCCTTCCCCTGGTTCAGGCCGGAGCCCGGATTCACCAATCGGGCTGCCTCGGTTGCATTGGGATGGGACAGGCGCCGGGGACCGGCCAGGTGAGCCTCCGCACCTTCCCTCGCAATTTTCCCGGCCGTTCGGGCACGGAAGGGGACAGGGTCTATCTCTGCTCCCCCGAGACCGCGGCCGCCTCGGCTGTAAGAGGAGTGATCACCGACCCCAGGGAACTCGGCAAGGACATGGACTATCCCCGGATCAGGGATCCGGAGACCTACCTCATCGATCAATTCTCCATCACCTTCCCTTCCGATCCCTTGCCGGATATTGAGGTCTTCCGGGGGCCCAATATCAAGCCGCTTCCTGAAATGACACCCTTGCCCGAGAACCTGGAGGCAGAGGTGGGTATCAAGGTGAAGGACAACATCTCAACGGACACCATCATGCCGGCCGGGAGCAAGATCCTGCCCCTTCGGTCCAACATTGATGCCATCAGCCGATATGTGTTTTCCCAGATCGATCCGGAATTCGCCGTCAGGAGCCTGCGCAGCGGTGACATCGTCGTGGTCGGCGGCGAGAACTACGGCCAGGGTTCCAGCCGGGAGCATGCGGCCCTCGCCCCCCGCTACCTGGGGGTCCGGGTGAAGCTGGCCAAGAGTTTCGCGCGCATCCATAAGGCAAATCTCTGTAATTTCGGGATCCTGCCCCTGACCTTCAGGGACCCGGCGGACTATGACCTCCTGGAGAAAGGGATGTCCCTAAGCTTCCCGGGTGTGCGCGGGCGGATTCTTTCGGGAGAGGTCGAGATACCGGTGGAAGTGAAAGGCCGCCGGATCATCACTCTCCTGGAGGTCTCGGATCGGCAGAGGAAATGCCTCTTGGCAGGCGGGGCCCTCAACTATGTGAAGGAACTTCTCGACAAAGAAAGGCGGGGGGCGGGAAACGCGGATTCCTGA
- a CDS encoding AAA family ATPase: MEKMTIDGVEIQLSQPDEVPMRWVGREELVTQVLAAWMVLGEDDLPLNPRLVGKPGVGKTTLAYYAGRLLGKPVYLFQATMDTRPEDLILTPVISDEKKIKYMASSIVSAMVKGGIAIIDEGNRMSEKSWASLAPLMDRRRYVESVVAGIKIKAHPGFRLCTTMNDDASTFELPEYIHSRLQPRIFIDFPERDEELMILRDNLPYADRGILEYVVDFLQAAHGAGEPYSVRDGINIASYALKRLACNGGGASPGEQDRKLGPYMKEAASMILDSTAAEYFGMLMDEENGKP; the protein is encoded by the coding sequence ATGGAGAAGATGACCATTGACGGCGTTGAGATCCAATTGAGCCAACCCGACGAGGTTCCCATGAGATGGGTGGGGCGGGAGGAACTTGTCACCCAGGTGCTGGCGGCCTGGATGGTGCTTGGAGAGGACGACCTACCCCTGAATCCCCGGCTCGTGGGAAAACCGGGGGTGGGAAAGACCACCCTTGCCTACTATGCTGGCCGACTCCTGGGAAAACCCGTCTACCTCTTCCAGGCAACCATGGATACCCGCCCGGAAGACCTGATCCTGACCCCGGTGATTTCTGATGAGAAGAAAATCAAGTACATGGCCAGTTCCATTGTCTCGGCCATGGTCAAGGGAGGGATCGCCATCATCGACGAGGGGAACCGGATGAGCGAGAAAAGCTGGGCCTCCCTTGCCCCCCTCATGGACCGGAGGCGGTATGTGGAATCCGTGGTGGCGGGGATCAAGATCAAGGCCCATCCCGGTTTCCGCCTCTGTACCACCATGAACGATGACGCCAGCACCTTCGAGCTTCCGGAGTATATCCATTCACGGCTTCAACCGCGCATTTTCATCGATTTCCCGGAGCGGGACGAAGAACTCATGATCCTCCGGGACAATCTTCCTTATGCGGATCGAGGGATCCTGGAATACGTCGTGGATTTTCTCCAGGCGGCCCACGGGGCCGGGGAGCCATACTCGGTCAGGGACGGGATCAACATCGCAAGCTATGCCCTCAAGAGGCTCGCATGCAACGGGGGAGGTGCCTCTCCCGGGGAGCAGGACAGGAAACTGGGACCTTACATGAAAGAGGCCGCTTCCATGATCCTGGATTCCACGGCTGCGGAATATTTCGGAATGCTGATGGATGAGGAGAATGGAAAGCCATAA
- a CDS encoding CoB--CoM heterodisulfide reductase iron-sulfur subunit B family protein produces the protein MKYALFLGCTIPARSRNYELSARKVAEELGIELVDIERFICCGFPVKSAELKSGLLLGAYNLALAQERGLDVCALCSSCTSALTEAAHLLEQEGALREEINEGLARVGLKYEGGVKVRHFARILFKEVGLEEIRKHLKRSLKGFKVASHYGCHYLKPSDIYEGFDNPEIPVSLDRLVALTGAEVVDYANKTRCCGGPVLPVDEKTSLSVAKQKLDDIKAAGANVINLVCPFCSVMYDSNQKGIQSQFDAEYNIPVLYMTQILGMAMGFERKEIGLNLNVVKTKGLADLLTEG, from the coding sequence ATGAAATATGCTCTTTTTTTGGGATGCACCATTCCTGCCCGTTCCAGGAACTACGAATTGTCCGCGCGCAAGGTGGCCGAAGAACTGGGAATCGAGCTGGTAGACATTGAACGCTTCATTTGTTGCGGGTTCCCGGTGAAAAGCGCTGAACTGAAATCGGGATTGCTCCTCGGGGCTTACAACCTGGCGTTGGCCCAGGAAAGGGGCCTGGATGTCTGCGCCCTGTGCAGTTCCTGCACATCGGCCCTCACCGAGGCGGCCCACCTCCTGGAACAGGAAGGCGCGCTGAGGGAGGAGATCAATGAGGGCCTGGCCCGGGTCGGCCTGAAGTACGAAGGAGGTGTCAAGGTCAGGCACTTCGCCAGAATCCTTTTCAAAGAGGTGGGCCTGGAAGAGATCAGGAAGCACCTTAAGCGCAGCCTTAAGGGATTCAAGGTGGCCAGTCACTATGGCTGCCATTACCTGAAACCCTCGGACATTTACGAAGGTTTCGACAATCCTGAAATCCCCGTATCCCTGGACAGGCTCGTCGCTTTGACCGGGGCGGAAGTGGTGGATTACGCCAACAAGACCCGCTGCTGCGGCGGTCCGGTCCTGCCCGTGGATGAGAAGACCTCGCTTTCCGTCGCCAAACAAAAGCTGGACGATATCAAGGCGGCCGGGGCCAATGTGATCAACCTGGTTTGTCCTTTCTGTTCCGTGATGTACGACAGCAACCAGAAGGGCATTCAGTCCCAATTCGATGCAGAATACAATATCCCCGTGCTTTACATGACCCAGATCTTGGGGATGGCCATGGGATTCGAACGGAAGGAGATCGGGTTGAATCTCAACGTGGTCAAGACCAAGGGCCTCGCCGATCTTCTGACGGAGGGATAG